A stretch of DNA from Vidua chalybeata isolate OUT-0048 chromosome 3, bVidCha1 merged haplotype, whole genome shotgun sequence:
AATTCTTGtcttccacctttttttttttttttttttttttttggtgaaagtCTTTAAAAAGTCCATCTGGATACTTGTCAATCCTATAAATACATAGTACAATGCACAGCTATGCAGTGGAGTTCCTTGACAAGCATCCTTTACAATTCTGTCACCTTCCTAGTATGCCTGTGTCACAGAAGGGGAAGCTGAGAAAACTTTTGGAggagaactgtttttttttaattctcatgtATCAACACTGGTCACTAGGAAAAGACTCCAGCCACGGCGTGGTCTGTCCCTGGACCGAGCTCACAGGGAAATGGTCATGGCACCAAATCTGCCTGAGTTCAAGGAGCATCTAAATGACACTTCTGGTCATTCGGTCTAGCTTTAGGTAGtcctgcaaggagcagagaaTTAGAATCTTTGGTTCTTATGGCTCACTTCCATCCTGAGATATTCTAAGGTTCTATGATAAATATACTTACAAGAAGCATACACTATATAGTTTTTATctatttgagaaaaattaatgcatgaaaattaaaaccacaggTGAAAACCTGGACCACTAAAAAAGGCCCCCTAGATCTCATCCAAAAGCAAAACATGGCAAACTGCTGGAAGACTTCAGAGCCCTAAAGAGCTAGGACCAGAATGGGTTTTATGATCTATCTACTACTTTCACTGCTCTTGGGCAGGAAAAAGTAAATCTGTTCCCTAAGGTTTGTTTATCCTGTTCTTAAAAATGGATGGTCATTACAGATGGCCAACAACCTCCTAGCCTAGATGTCAGTGTTTAACTTACACTATCTTTGGAAAGCCTGACTTTTAGCCCACTATTACATGTCCTATGCATAAGTGCAAGCAGAACTTTATTCCCTTCACCTTTACAGCAATGTCCCATGTTTCTTAAGATTTATAACCTAGAGAAAACAGAGTGGAGGTGTAAATAcagttcctttcttttttgtctcAAGTGTCTTAGTCAAGTGTTCTTCACCTCTGTTTTTCCTCCACATATTCTCCAAGTAGTCTACAGCTTTCTTGAAGTGTAATGCCAACCTTGGACACATCTTAGCTTTCATCTCATAATTGCCAAGGAAAGTCTCCTATGCAACCACTCTGTTTATACATTGCAGTATTATGTTTGAAGCTGCTTTCTCTTCACTCTAAGAAAGGGCACACTTGACTTGCCAGGGAGATCTTCAGTTTTGCTTACAATACACAACATGAAATGGATTCAGTTTATGTTTTGACATGCCATTCAATTTCAACCATAATTCTGTGGTAAACACACAATGAAAAAGCCAATATTCCTGGCTCCCACGTGTGTATTCAGGCCTCAAAATTGAACAGTTGACACAATCGtgaccccccaaaaaaagcacTGGTGCAGCTAAAGTCAGAGCTGGGAAGCCCAAACTCAGGGCTGGGAAGTCCAAACTAAAGCAAGAAACATCagctaaattaaaaattgctaaggaaaataaagagtaGGCAGTTCTTCAGCTGTATAAATAAGAAGGaatcaagagaaaagaaatgatgCCACTATGTGAAATTCAGGTAAAAATAACACAGATAATGGCTGTAAAACTAATGAGCAGGCATTTGGGGTAAGATTAATCTGACCTGTTTCAGCTGTTCCCTCAGAGTAACACTTTCACAAATGcttgcttttcccttctcctctcaTCTAAGACAGACTGTGGCACCCACATGGGAGCCCATGGAGACTTTCAGGTAAGCACCAGAGCCACAACCAAAGCAATTTGCAGAAGCTTCAACAGGCCCCAGTAGGGGACACAGTGGAGGCACTTTAGTACAGGCaagcagagagaaacagaacGTGCTTCATCAAAAAATAAGAGTGCTTGTTTTATTATCCTcatttccttggctttttttcctgctataaAATCATCATGTGTTTGTACAATATTCTTATTCTGGGAATGTATTTCAGTCCACATAAACATCTGCACTTAGTTATGTTAACCAGCAAGATCCTGCCCTGATTATTTAGCTCTGAGTGTTTTTGCCAGCTTCTATTCCCAGAACACACTGGATTTATAGCTATGTCCAACCTCCAGCTTTGCTAGTTAGAAGATTGTAACACACATGCTCAAAGTGAACATCTTTTGTACTAGGACAAAGTCTTTCCAGCAAGGCTCAAGTAACGAGCCATTAAAGTGTGCTAGCATACATTAGCAACAGGAAAGTGAACTATTGTTGGATGCAATTTGTTGGTCTGTATTTTTAATCACACTGTTTGACCTAcatcttttgtttgctttccttgaTATCTAACCATAAAATACAACCCTTGATTCAAATACCAATAAAACCTGTTGCCGCAATTTTGCATAACTTGGCACAAAAGAACCCAGATCTCAAGTAAATAAGTCTTTTTTTGGGATCACTGTGTGTTTTTGTCTGCTGCCTTGCAGAGTTAGATCCAAACCATTAATAAAAAAGAGATATATAAAGTTTCATCTGAgaagacaaacaaaaatatgcagGATATAAATCAAAACAGGGATTTGCAAAAGAATAGAGTAAGCACTTACTAAGCCAAAAACATATTGTTCTTGTGAAGAAGCCTGCTCTGACCACTGTGCTTTCTCCAAATGTATGCTTATGGAGTTCTAGGCCAGAACATTTTTGCAGCATAAAGACATGAAGCATTTGATCCCAGCAAAATTCACTGTGATCTGCCTAATTCTCATGGAGCTGAACTTCACCACAGTTGTGCACAAGCTCACCTTCCCAATGCAGCTTCTAGACAATTATTGTCTGACAGATATTTCtttgaagatttattttacaTGACTGATAACTGCCTGGAACTGTGAATATGCTAATAGATAAATACATAACCTGACCTCCTACCCTACTCCTCCCTCCCAAGATacaatctgaaaataaattttatgcttttcttcaAGCAATAAAACTGGTTTGGGATACAGTTTCTTTGTATCTGGTTTGAATCTCTCAGCTGATGCTGAAATGCATCTACTTTGCTTTGGTGTGTGAAAACACAcacattacagaaataaaagcttcagaaagaaaaagcagaaaagaattattaaaatgtatttaaatctTGTGAGTTGAAATACAAGTGATGTAACCAGTTAGTCAATGTAAGCTCAAGTATTATCCATTCCTATTTTCCCCTCTCAAATGCCAGTTCCTGGGTCTGAGCAAGACAGCTTTTTCAGCTCCTGGTCCCTCTCCAAAGCAGGCAGAGACGAGAAATGCCCAGTCAACAGCAGGACCAGGTTCAACTGTGTCCCTTTCCCTCCAGCCACTCACCCTACACAAGggcaaacacaattttttttttttctgggactGGATAGCCCCTGTCAGTACACACATTTTGAAGACTGACTATTCAACGCTGCCATCATTTAAAGACTGCCCCATCCAGTACCTGGTTGACAGACCCAAAGTTGCAGCCCTCCACCACAGCTTCTGCCAAAGTGGGGAACTAGGGCcctgcttctccagctccaaAATAACATCCTCTCCCCAGGATTCTGTAGTCAACAAAAACACCAGGTCAAGGTACAGAGGGAGCCAGAGAGATTCATGTACCCTATCCCTACCAGTATCAGAGATTCAAGCATCCAGAAGTGCATGAAACTATCTCAGAAAAGCTATCTCCACCATGAAAAAATACCATGCTTCGAATTTTGTCTAAGCAGCTTTAAACAAACAATGTGCTTTTCTAAGCTAGAAATAATCCATAAATAAGAAGATTGGTAGCAGGTACACAGCTGAAGGTCTCCTCTATGACAGTCTCCTCCTCAGTCACTGTAGACTGTTCTAGAAGCAGGTTCTGTTAAAGAGAAGACAAGCACTCAAGCGTTTGGCAGTGCCCCCGCCCATGCACATATCAAGAACACTCCCATACTCTCGTGGCTAAACCAGGTCGTGGGTTGTGCTTCTAGACCCCAGCTGTCCCTAACATTGTCAATAGAGCTTCTGAagtaataatattaataataatgaaaacatatataaataaagagACAATACCTCTTCTGCCTCATTCACAGTGATCTAAACCTTCAGTTATTAGAGAAAGGAACAcgtttgtttttatttgtacaGAAGCACTAGCACAAGTCATTCTGGAAAAGCAAGCTCTAAATATCTCCTTGGTAGCCGGGGAAATAGGACATGAAAGATCATATACTATTTTAAGTgtaaaaaaagtataaaattttatttgacaAGTTAACAAATAATGACATTTCATTAGTCCATTAAAACACTTTATTACAAGGAAGTGTAGTTGAGTTATAGCTACACtacatgaaaattaattctaagGTGAACAAACTGACCTACTGGAGAGTAGGCAGTTTAGAATGTACATGTCTACTGTatccagtttatttttaagaggtTTTTTGTGCAACTAAAAATTTACTAGATGTCAGACAACTTCAAAAACTTTTAACATAACAAACTTCAGAACTATTCTTCTCAGATGACATCATCTTTTTTCAGATATAGCTGAAGTTGCCTCACAGCTTTTAGCAGCTGAAGAGAACTTCTGCTCTTCTGCCCAGGACAAGGTTTAGACATACTTTCCTTTACCGTGACTGCAATCTcatttgcttccttttgttCACCACACTTTAGTTCGACATGAGTTGCCCCTTGCTTCAATTTCTgagtttttctctttaatttctgcacctagggaaaaaaaattactaattaGCACGTTACATATACTCTAAAGACCCACAGCTGTAGAGATGACTGGACTTCTACTGAACTCCAAACTACAGATGACTaagagacatttaaaaaaaagtttaaactTAGTAACCTCGCACAGTTGTCTCACTGTAATAGAAAATTGACCTTGCCCATAAAGAAACCACCACAGAAAACTGACCTCACCCACATTCCCTGGTTCTTGAATTGGTTCTTGAATCCCATCACTCCCTAACATAAAAACGCTTGCTTGAGACAGCTGGAATATAATCTCTTAATAATCTATACTTACAAcagtttctttccatttcagatTGTACTACCCtaataaaaaacccaataaaCCTCTATAAAACCAATAAACCAATAAACCTATAAAATGTATACTGTTAATTATCAGTTACTGGATCTAAGCAGCTTATTTTGAAGCCTCCTTAACAAAAgtggaaaacagaataaataggGTTAATTGCtaaagaatgttttttaaaatgtcaaataatGAGTCTTGACTTGCACTTGGCATGAAAAGGTCACTTCTCAAAGATAAAATTAGGCTGGAAGCATTCCAAATGCCAATTTAGGCTTTAAGtccatttctaaaaataattaacttAAATTGCATTCTAGAACATATTATTAACTGTGAAACACAGAGATTAGCATGGCACTTTTAGTATGGCAGgttctagaaaaagaaatatgcatTAGAAATATTAAGATTGGCCTGTATAAAATACAAATGGAAATGTCTGTGTGCAaaagcaccagaaaaaaaaaaaaaaatacaggccAAGGAGTTAGAGGAATGGCCTGTATTGATAACCAGGGCATGATGGACAGTAATCATACAGACACACTACTATTCACAGCAAGACCCTAAGGGGTGTGCTCTGACCAGGCTGTACCAGAGCATGGAGTACTTGCCAGAAGATCTGCACACTGGTAAGAGGCAAAGATGACAAAAAGGTTGCACCACATTGTATGTACTACTCTTCATCATCCCAAAACAAAGGCAAACTGTGGCCATAAAGatatgcaaaagaaagaaacaaaggtgCAGTTGTTGCCCAGTGTCTTAGGTTCCTGAGGATGAAGACAGCAAGATTTTGAGGCAAGGAGAACACCATAATTGTTGGGTCTTCAAGAATATAAGAGTTTTATCAAAAACACCAGCTGACATTGCCAAGAGAGGCAGTGAGGACTCAGCAGTCAATGCCCTTTGTCCATATTGCTAATATGCAAGTCTGACACATCTGCTATGACATAAAGCATCTCTATGCTTGCAATTACATAGACAATAAAAAGTTTAAGTGAGTAAAATCCATCAAAAATGAATATGATTAAAACTGGTCAGATTTAAATTAACTATATCCTCCTCTTTTCATAAGGTCTCAtgctgagttttgttttgtttcctgtatAAGCAAAGTTCTCAGGTGAGTATTTATCTTGAAACATaagatgaaaaaacagaaacaatcaGACAGAACTATGGGTTGAATGTTTAATCATATGCCCAAACTAAATTGCTACAAAAGAGTTAGGCTGTTCAACTACCAAAGAGGGATTTTATATGGGCATGTATGAAAAGTTGTTATCTATGGCTCTAAACTAAATACTGACAGAATGAGGGCAGTTTAAAGGTTAAACAAAACTGAAAGGCTTGCCCACCTATGACTTTGGAGAAGCTCTGGTCAACAGACTAGTTAACAAAAAAGCTTCGATGCTTCAGTAATATAAAAGACATTTAATCCTGTCTGTACAGAAATTACAGCTTCTATTTTCTCATTCCCCTGAGGGACAGGttataaagaaatgaaatttcaacAGTTTGTCTTAACATGGTGAGCAGAAGTGACAGACAGTGCAACCCAGCTCTGTACTGCAGAactgccacagggcaggaaGCTTTCCCACCAGCATACATTCCTAACTGCCAGTTGTAAGCACTAGCACTTTTTCTTGATCAAATGAAGAAATTGGAGGTACAAAAATATGAGCCAGCAGTCTAATTATAATCACCCATATTGGAACATCTTGGCTTAAAACATTCCAGTGACATTCTTGCTGACGACAACAGGAGGCAGAGTTGTGGCAGCCTTTCACCAAAAATGTTAGTAGCTAGAGAGTTTACATTTCATTCTTACAGTAGCCTGATGCTTTTTCAGCTTggatatttgttttcctttcatctccATTTGTTTTACGAGGCAATCCAGCTCCTGTTCCAGGTCTTCACGAGCTTGGGAGTCTCGAGTCTCCTGTATCTGCTCCAGCAGATCTTGATGCTCACTATTAAAGAAGAATGGCAATCTAAGTATTCATGATACAGTCTCTAGGATTTCTTCCTGCAGGAGTTCCTAGTAATTTTGTGCAGAGTACAGAAATTTAGTATTATTTCCACTATGACACAATACACATTGATCTGGAATATATTAAcatgagaaagggaaaaggttTTCCTGTGAGTCTGATTTTCTCGTTACAATTTTTTAGCTGATGTCCATCTTAGTTCTCCTTCTTCCCACAGGCATAACAACTACATGTGTAATAGTGtgcaaaatgagatttttgaaAGTGAACTGCAGCTATGCAGTACATTTTCACTTCCTGCCAATTTAGCACAGACTATGAAGGCTTAGTGTAatacatggaaatattttttaaactagtACATTCAAGTTACAATTTTTCTGAcaaattattcaaattaaaatgttctaCTCAAAAAGATTTACAGCAAAGTGGGCTGTTTAATTAAACTAACCAGATTAAGTAAAAGAAATTGTGTAGATTTTGATACCCAGATACCTGAACAAGTTGAAGCCAGAGATCCCCTATTAGATAAGTAATCCCTTTACAAAGGTCAGACTTCTTTTCTGACTTCTGACTAATGGCTTCTCCTTCACAGTTTCATTGAAGCAACTGGTTGTtgctatataaaaaaaaaaaaaaacctgtcctTGAACTGCCATGAGTAAGCTAGACATTGCTTTTTGAACATTAGATTGCTTGCCAGTTTAAATTTTACCACATCAAGGATTTCAAATCAGCGTCAACATCCTAACTGGTTTAATCAGCACATCCTCCTCTGTTCAAACCACAGCTCATCGTGTTGACATGTCTGCTACGACCAGCTACAGAGCTTTGGCCCACAGTCCCACAAGCCTGCATTAATGGGAAGATGCCTAAGAACACAACAGGTTGTAATCCACATTTACTTGCATGGCTAGAAAGATACATACACTCCCATCTGAAGTGTTAGCTTCTTCCACACCCTGCCCCTTTTCTGGCAGGAGACCATCCCTCTTTCACAACCCCCTTACAGGACCAGCAAGTTCTCCTGCTATCAACAAGCAAAGGGTACGAGCACCAGACTGACTCAGCACAAAGACCCAGCAGGTACACGGGTAAGGAAAGAACACAGAGTGAGTACAAAAACAGGAGAGATGTTGTGACAGGACTGTTCATGCCAGAGCTGTACTAACCCATTCCACCAACCAGACTGACTGCATCCTGCAGGCCTACTCAATATCAGCAACAGATTTGcagccttctccaggagaaaaattttgatttattctGTATATCTCAGAATATGTTTAAAATGTCTAAGAAGCACAGGTCTGAAAGGCTTTTCATTTGCTGTAGCTGCTACTTCAGTAGCAGCTTGTTTAAATACAGGATGTGGAGGCAGAAAAACAAGACCAGTGAAACACCAGGATAGAAAGAATTTTTTGAATGAGAAAAATCCTACTAGTCAAGCCTGCTCAGGTCATTCTGTCAACAAGTAGTCCTATAGTGAAAACAGGCTGGGCTCATCTACAGCACCCCGTCACTTCTCAGGGCTACTGCTGAAGTCACGTTTACTCACAACACCAACGATGGCTACTCACGAGCTCATTTGGCCCAGCTCATCTTGAAAGGCCAACAGAAGGTCTGAAAAGCTCCTGGTGGCAGTGGGTGATGTGGAACAAGAGGATACAGATTTTGAAATTGTACTGTGCCCTGAAATCCCAGCTGTAGCTCCTCCTTGTCCTCGCGATGAGACACGCGGATTGCGATGCTTCATAACGTGCAGCACACTTTGGACATTTGCGCTGACAgaatggctggagctgacagACTTAAAGAAGAATGATCAGTAGCCTACAAAAGTAATTAACTACTACACAGCCTTACTCAAACTGTAGATGTCACTTTAGTGACAACAGTGGTTTTCACCTACCTTCCCAGCCACAAAAGGTAGTTCACCAGCCTTTACATGTAATTgtgaaagctgcattttcttcatTGTAGCATTTCTCTGCCATAAGAAAATATAAGACAAGAAATTCCAATCTGCTGACTCAAGAGTACAATCttaaacttttttcttaataagtaAAATTCAAGTAAATACACAGTGAAATGCATCACCTCAGTTTTCTTCcggtttaaaaaaaaaaaccattccCTCCTTCTGTATGTGGAACAAATAAGACTTTCCAATAGCTGACACAAGTAAATTTTATTCCATATGCATGTAGGAGATTGTTTAACAACTAGGCTAACAGTAAAGGAATTGAACCTGTTTACTTAAGTTTTCAAAACCACAGTTGCAAAATTTTGACTGATCTGTAACATGTGTTGCAAAATCAATTCTCTTGATTTCAGGAATCCCCCTAAAACACACTGCCTTAAGACGCTGAGCCAAAACAACTTTGGAAACAAATTTTGCCAGATATACTGAACGGAAGCTAAGACAGGACATGGGGGGTGGCAGCAAGACTTTAACAGAGGTAACTGTCAAGCTGGTAAGGGAAGGTTTTCCAGTGATATCCTACCAGCCACAGTaccattttaattaattaaggaaagaaaaaagaggggaaaaaagagttaTTTAGTACTGTTTGTCACTTTAGAAGTGGAGTAAAGTGCAGCAGAAGAATCAAGTGCCTCTTACATCACCGTTTTTCATAAGTTCCAGTCTCTGTGCGAGTCATATGCTATCAGCAACAGTATGCTAATAAAATTTCCACATTACCTTCCTAGGTTTTTTGTTCTTCCCGTTTTCCTTTTCAGGTTCATGTTGAGATGCTACTGAAGACATCAAAATTCTGTTTATATCAAATCCTGTTTGAAGCTGTGGCAataagcaaaaaagaaaacagccatTTAACGTAATATCAGAAGTATGAAATAGCAAGGTTAAATTAATTCTCTTTCATGCATGGATAAGAACCAATTAAGGGCACTATTAATTGTCCTGCTTGGAAGGCATAAGCTACTCTTAAAACCTGAACAGATTACTAGGAAGGCAGGGTATCAGGCAGATCTTGCAGCTCTGTCTTAGTATTCCTCATTTTCATATTCAGTTGCAgcaaaaactgtatttttccacTGTGACAACCAGCAACCGAGATAAGCCAATCCTGCCACATGCTGAGGATCTGATCGTAAAATCCAAATTATACGAACATTTGGCTCTTACAATCTGAGGACAGAGAGAACTAAGCCTGTCTGTGTTACATTGAGGTCAAACCTGCTGGACAATCCTCATACTGTTCAGTGGTCCAAAGTTGCTATCAAGGCCCATGATAAACAGGATGATAATCATCCCCAATTAAACACAGGACAAGGACTTTGTTTTGGCATGTGTTACAGTTCCAGCTAAACAATGCTGGAGGTCCACCACTAAAGTGAGAATATTCTGGCTTTTCTGTCATCAAGAGGAAGTGAACCACACCACACCCTGTGCTTCCCAGCTCAGATCCAACAGACCTAAATCCGTCCTGTAGTGTATTAAGATGGTACTAACACTACTTTAGGACTCAGTTTACTGCACCTTAGTCCTTTCTTGACCAAATGTTTAGActgtctgctctgggagagTCATTCTTACTACGTTTCTCAGAAGATAAAATCTCTGTATTAGGCCTTttgccctgcagcagcatgcAGTCTAAGcaagaaaccaaaaaacctACAAGTTTTCAACTGTGTCATTCTGCTGGATTCTGGAGATGGTCAGACATCTGGGCTCCAAATTTGCATGTTATTTAAAGCTTCCTGGGTTGATGAAAACCCATCATCCTTGGATGAGGTGTAAGAGCTGACAGCAGTGATGAATTAAATTAAGGCATAAGCTTTGATTACATTATTCCAATATTACTCTTCAGCACTTCAGCCCCCACAGTTGGTCTCTCTTTCAAGCTGGCTGCTACTTATGCACAAAGTGAGGTTTGGAATATGAATACCTTGCCCCTTTAACAAAAGATTCCATCATTTTGCTCTCTTTGGCAAATATTCCTCTCTCAGATGGATGCTGGCTCAACAAACCGATTATGGCTTCACAGAATAATGAATTATACAAGATCTCATTTGATGAACAACATATCATTGATTAAGGTTTTTCCAAGTACAGCCCTATGTAGTAGATTTCTAC
This window harbors:
- the CEP57L1 gene encoding centrosomal protein CEP57L1; translation: MDSESKNSFIGSFLQPPDWRLPAAFVCIESKKLAAAVGDRPSLPNNQAVVAALKALQEKIRCLELEKSQAEDKLCSLSRAAAQYKKILEHKSYEKDAAHQELMQQRKDSYMQLNAAQARCSLLEKQLDYMRKMVSSAGLEKKIILEQQAQLRKEEDQNRLELYAKLEKLEMLEKECLKLTATQRIAEDKIKHLEEKLCKEEHQHKLIQDKTAQLQTGFDINRILMSSVASQHEPEKENGKNKKPRKRNATMKKMQLSQLHVKAGELPFVAGKSVSSSHSVSANVQSVLHVMKHRNPRVSSRGQGGATAGISGHSTISKSVSSCSTSPTATRSFSDLLLAFQDELGQMSSEHQDLLEQIQETRDSQAREDLEQELDCLVKQMEMKGKQISKLKKHQATVQKLKRKTQKLKQGATHVELKCGEQKEANEIAVTVKESMSKPCPGQKSRSSLQLLKAVRQLQLYLKKDDVI